One Oncorhynchus keta strain PuntledgeMale-10-30-2019 chromosome 11, Oket_V2, whole genome shotgun sequence DNA window includes the following coding sequences:
- the LOC118390541 gene encoding mitogen-activated protein kinase kinase kinase kinase 2-like, with protein MEAIGVSYSNPLEDYELIHRIGSGTYGDVFKARDIKTSVVSAIKVVKLDPGDDISSIQQEITMIRECTHKNIVAYFGSYFRNNKLWICMEYCGGGSLQDIYHATGPLNERQIAYVCRETLQGLRHLHETGKMHRDIKGANVLLTERGDVKLADFGVAAEINASVAKRKSFIGTPYWMAPEVAAVEKKGGYNQLCDIWAVGITAIELAELQPPMFDLHPMRALMVMSKGSFQPPKLKDKSKWSVDFHSFVKVSLTKNPRKRPTAEKLLQHPFVSQRLTRTLAIELLDMASNPVLQTSHTMDECDLETCSAFPDKIQSLGKPLSVQRTPSEEQFDLLKFGPPMRKETDPSPDLGSYDEWSISGDEKNSSSLLECVEEALLERRLTVKRAPSAEHSHEEDDGDDDDDDMDKCGTVKRSGVLSPAPRHTMPPSTDTTCPIECTGNYDSTPSPVTPPFTDPTLADPSLFNSTIFADTTNCSSPSEEKAQIHHPETLYCAEGSGQRPEKAAAKAQQPPLSPEWSTLRRKTEDSRGDCHGLPPTPKVHMGACFSKVFNGCPLNIHCAVTWVLPKTKDQHLILGTEEGIYTLNLNELHEDTMEKLLPQRCSWLYVMNNVLMSISGKSSQLCSQRLTTLFDHRRHLPKRQGHLSINTHRLTERINSRRFSVSGKIPDTKGCRRCSVVHNPYTDSTFLCAVVPTGLVLLLWYEPLQKFMQLKHIAVSLPESLPIFELLVLEKEELPQVCVGVRKLQAPVKTCEQVHFDIIHLNDTPRAQTGSQSLKVMQVTQLDRDTVLITLENTVKIVNLNGNPSKGRTSKLTFDFSIETLVCLQDSVLAFWKHGLKGRSLNSDEVTQEITDESRIFRVLGTSRDIILQSTLTDNPSALSNLYILTGHESSY; from the exons GCCCGAGACATCAAGACGTCTGTGGTATCTGCAATCAAAGTTGTAAAACTAGATCCTG GTGACGATATCTCATCAATCCAACAGGAGATCACCATGATTAGAGAATGCACTCACAAGAACATTGTGGCCTATTTCGGCAGCTACTTCAG AAATAACAAGCTGTGGATCTGCATGGAGTACTGCGGCGGAGGTTCCCTGCAGGACATTTATCATG CTACTGGCCCCCTGAACGAGAGGCAGATTGCATATGTGTGCAGGGAAACACTCCAG GGACTGCGTCACTTACATGAGACTGGGAAAATGCACAGAGACATAAAA GGAGCCAACGTTCTTCTAACAGAGCGAGGAGATGTCAAACTGG CGGATTTTGGCGTTGCAGCTGAGATCAATGCCTCTGTTGCCAAGAGGAAGTCCTTCATAGGCACACCTTACTG GATGGCACCCGAGGTCGCAGCAGTGGAGAAGAAAGGCGGGTACAACCAGCTATGTGACATCTGGGCAGTGGGCATCACCGCTATCGAGCTGGCAGAGCTTCAGCCTCCAATGTTTGACCTGCACCCAATGAG GGCCTTGATGGTGATGTCAAAGGGCAGCTTCCAGCCTCCCAAACTGAAGGACAAGTCCAAATG GTCCGTTGACTTCCACAGCTTTGTGAAAGTATCCCTCACCAAGAACCCTCGCAAAAGGCCCACTGCAGAGAAGTTGTTACAG CACCCCTTTGTGAGTCAGCGGCTGACCAGGACCCTGGCCATTGAACTGCTGGACATGGCCAGCAACCCTGTTCTGCAAACCTCACACACTATGGATGAGTGTGATCTTGAG ACATGCAGTGCATTCCCTGATAAGATCCAGTCTCTAGGGAAACCCCTGTCGGTCCAGAGGACTCCGTCTGAGGAGCAGT TTGATCTGCTAAAATTTGGCCCTCCCATGAGGAAGGAGACTGACCCCTCTCCTGACCTG GGATCATATGACGAATGGAGCATTTCAGGAGATGAAAAGAACTCCTC GAGTCTACTGGAGTGTGTCGAGGAAGCATTGCTTGAAAG GAGGTTAACCGTCAAGAGAGCGCCCTCTGCTGAG CACTCTCATGAAgaagatgatggtgatgatgatgatgatgatatggatAAATGTGGCACAGTGAAGAGGAGTGGGGTCCTCAGTCCTGCCCCAAGGCACACCATGCCCCCGTCCACTGACACTACTTGCCCCATAGAATGCACTGGCAATTATGACTCCACCCCTTCCCCTGTCACACCTCCATTCACAGACCCCACCCTGGCTGACCCCTCGCTCTTCAACTCTACCATCTTTGCTGACACCACCaactgctcctctccctctgaaG AAAAGGCTCAAATCCATCATCCTGAGACACTATACTGCGCTGAAGGGTCTGGACAGAGGCCGGAAAAGGCGGCCGCCAAGGCCCAGCAGCCCCCACTGTCTCCAGAATGGAGCACACTCAGGAGGAAAACTGAGGACTCG AGAGGTGATTGCCATGGACTTCCACCCACCCCCAAAGTCCAT ATGGGGGCCTGTTTTTCCAAGGTGTTTAATGGCTGTCCATTAAATATCCACTGTGCTGTCACATGGGTCCTGCCAAAGACTAAAG ATCAACACCTCATCCTGGGGACAGAGGAGGGCATCTATACCCTGAACCTCAACGAGCTCCATGAGGACACAATGGAGAAG TTATTACCCCAGAGGTGCAGCTGGCTGTATGTCATGAACAATGTGCTAATGTCTATCTCAG GGAAATCATCGCAGCTGTGCTCCCAGAGGCTGACCACCCTGTTTGATCATCGCAGACACCTGCCGAAGAGGCAGGGCCACCTGTCCATCAACACCCACCGCCTCACCGAGAGGATCAATTCAAG AAGGTTTTCTGTGTCTGGAAAGATACCAGACACCAAAGGCTGTCGACGCTGCAGCGTTG TGCATAACCCGTACACTGACAGCACATTTTTGTGTGCTGTTGTACCAACTGGCCTTGTCCTACTGCTGTGGTACGAGCCCCTGCAGAAGTTCATGCAACTCAAG CATATCGCTGTGAGTCTCCCAGAAAGCCTCCCCATCTTTGAACTGCTTGTCCTGGAGAAAGAGGAGTTGCCacaggtgtgtgtgggtgtgcgcaAGTTACAGGCCCCTGTGAAGACCTGTGAGCAGGTCCACTTTGACATCATCCACTTGAATGACACACCCAGAGCCCAGACAG GTAGTCAATCTCTGAAGGTGATGCAGGTGACTCAGCTGGACAGAGACACAGTACTGATCACTCTGGAGA ACACTGTGAAAATTGTGAATCTGAATGGAAATCCAAGCAAAGGGAGGACCTCAAAGTTGACCTTTGACTTTTCCATTGAGACTCTTG TATGTTTGCAGGATAGTGTTCTGGCCTTCTGGAAGCATGGGCTTAAAGGTAGAAGCTTGAATAGTGATGAG GTTACACAAGAGATCACGGATGAAAGTCGAATATTCAGAGTCTTGGGAACCTCAAG GGACATTATCTTGCAGAGTACTCTCACGGACAATCCATCTGCCTTAAGCAACTTGTACATCCTGACGGGGCATGAGAGTAGCTACTGA